The bacterium nucleotide sequence GCGGGTGGTCTGCCTTCGCGACTACCAGAGTCAGAACCTGATGATCGACGCACGAGAACGTCTGCGCATCCTCGACTATCAGGATGCCCTTCTGGCACCCGCAGAACTCGATCTGGCCGCCTTGTTACACGACTCCTACATCGAGATCGATGCGTCCACACGACGGGAACTGCTCGACCTCTACGCCGAAGAACGCGGTTGCCCGCCAACTCGCGAGGCACTGGCGCTCCTGATCGTGCAGCGAAAATGCAAGGACTTCGGACGCTATCGCCTGGTGACCGAGAAAAAAGGCGATGCTCGCTACGCGCCCTTCATCCAGCGCGCACGCGACTCAGTACTGGAATCCCTTCCGCAGCTACCCTCGGCACTCCAGCACTTCGTACCGGTTTTCGAAAACGCGCTTCAGGATCGTCCAGCGTGAAGGCGATGCTCCTGGCCGCCGGACTCGGCACGCGCATGCTGCCGCTCTCGGACGGAATTGCGAAACCGGCCCTGCCGGTGCTCGACGTGCCCGTCGTGCTTCGCATGGTCCGGCGTCTCGCGATCCAGGGCGTGACCGAAGTGGCGATCAATGTCCACGCTTTCTCCGAAACGCTGCGAGAGGCCCTTGCGGAAGCTCCGATTCCGGTTTCGCTATTCGCCGAGCCGGAACTCCGGGGCAGCGGTGGCGGAATACAGGGAGCCCGCAGCTTCCTGGGCGGGAGCGATCCCTTCCTCATCCTGAACGCGGACATGTGTCTGGATATCGAACTATCGGATCTGTTGCGGAGCCACCATCAATCCGGAGCCCTGGCGACGCTGGCGTTGCGTGACGATCCCCGCAAGCAAGAATTTGGCACGATCGGCTACGATGCGGAAGGAAGCGTGCGCCGGATCACCACACTCGTCGATCGAGGTGGCGAGAAGGCATGTGGACTGTTCATCGGGGTGCAGGTCATGGAAAACCAGATCTTCGATCGGATGCCGGATCGCGCGGTGTTTCAACTCATGCAGGACGTCTACCTGCCGGCACTCGAAGACGGCGAACTTCTGCACGTTTGGGAGCAACCCCTTTCCGCCACATGGTGGCCGGTCGGTTCTCCCAGGGAACTGCTCGACGCGAACCTCCTGGCGCTCGAGCAATGCCCGGAGCACGAGCGCATCGCTCCCGATGCCCGGATCGAAGGCGAACTGCGCGGTCCAGTGTGGGTCGGCGCCGGTGCGAGCATTGCAACCGGTGCGACAGTCGGACCGCATGCGGTGATCGGCCGCGGTACCCGGGTCGCCGAGAATGCGCGCGTCGAAACCAGCCTCAGCTTGCCCAATAGCCGGATCGGAGCGGAATCCACGCTGGTGCGTTGCGTCGCACACGACGATCGAGTGTGGCGTGATGCTTGAGGTCACTTTCATCGGTACGGGTGATGCGTTCGGCAGCGGTGGACGCCGGCACACGGCGATCCTGTTGCGCGATGGAAACCGTACACTGCTCCTGGACTGTGGTCCGACCACGTTGCTCGGATTGCGCGAACTGGGCATCGACCCGCGCGAGATCGATGCGATCGTACTCAGTCACTATCACGGCGATCACATAGGCGGCGTTCCTTTCATGCTCCTGGATTTCGAGTTCGCCGATGAGCGAACCAAGCCTCTCCAGGTGATCGGCCCGAAGGGCGTCCGGGAGCGGATCGCCCGAATTGGCGATGCAATGTGTTTCGAGGGCGAGCGGAAGCGCCCTTATGAACTCAGCTTCGAGGAGTATCGCGCAGGGGTGTCACTGGAAATCGAGGGTTTCCGTCTCATCCCCATGCCGGCACATCACCAGCCGGTGACCGAACCGCATATGCTGCGGGTGGAGAGCGAACACCGCTCCGTTTGCTTCAGCGGGGATACCGGCTGGCATGAAGAACTCCCCGAGAAAGTGGGAGATGTAGACCTCTTCATCAGCGAATGCGTCAACTTCGACCCGAACTACGAGTTCCACCTGAGCCATCGCGAACTCGATCTGGCCCGTGAGCGATTTCGCTGCAGCTCCATGGTGTTGACCCACCTGGGTCAAGAGATGCTCGAAAACATGGACCGAGTGCGCTTCGACATCGCCCACGACGGCCTGATCCTCAAGGTCTAGCGCAAGACCCCGGTCAGGCTGCCCAGACACACCTCGCGCTGCGCGCCCGTAGCCGACGGGATGTTCGACACGCGGCCGCGGGCATAGCACCAGCCCAGTAGCGCGAAACAGATCGCCTCGAGGGCATCACTCTGGAGGCCGTAATCGTCGGTGGTTTCGACTGGGGCATCTCCCAGCCGCGAGCGCAGACCGTCCATCAGTGCGGAGTTGTGTACGCCACCTCCGTAGACCAGCCAACGGTCCGCCTCGGCGGGTAGAAAGCTCTCAGCTGCCCGGGCGACGCTCTCGACGGTCAACCAGGCAAGCGTCGCGCACACATCGTCGGGCTCTCCGCCCTGCTCGACCACGGCGTCGCGCGCGCGTTCGAAAAAGGCCGCTCCGAAGTGTTCGTGACCGGTACTCTTGGGCGGCCCGACGCCGAAGTACTCGTCCTGGAGCATCTGTGCGCCGACTGCGCTGAACACCTTGCCGCGCGCACAGCGGCCCCCCCCTACGTCGTAGCGCTCCGCGCCTTCCGAGGCCCAGCGCACCGCGCGATCGATCAACGCGTTGCCGGGACCCGGGTCGAACGCGATCAGCGATGCCGCGTCCTGACCGTCCAGATAACTCAGATTCGTAAAACCGCCGATATTCAGCACACAACGGCGTTCCCCGGCCGCCGCAAGACACGCGTGGTGCAGGAAGGGCGTCAACGGAGCGCCCTGGCCGCCGGCCGCGAGGTCAGCGCTGCGAAAGTCCGCCACCACCGGAATACGAGTGAGTTCGTGGATCACCGCGGCTGAACCGATTTGCAGTGTGCCGTGCACCTCTGGAAAGTGCCCCACAGTCTGGCCGTGCGAGCCGATCCCTTCGATCGATTCGAGCTCTACACCCGCTGAGCGCGCGACGAGGAGCGCTGCGTGGGCGAAGCGCTCGCCAAGTTCCACATCGAGCGCAACCAGGTCGCGCAGCGCAACACGTTCGAGGCAAGCCTCGTGAATGCGCCTGCGCAGCTCTTCTTCGAGCGGTAGGGACTCAAACGCCAGTACTTCGGGCGCACGTGCGGACGCGCCGCCGATACGCACCAGCACGGCATCGACCGCGTCTGCGGAAGTGCCGGACATCAGTCCGATCCAGAGCACACTGCTCTCCCTACCCAGTCATGAGACTTGGGTAGCCGGACCGGGGCCCGGTTTCAACCGGATCGGCGATCCCGCTCAGGCGGGGGTCAGGAGTTTCCGGAAGGTATCGGGCTCATTGCTGGCACAGAACACGCGCAGCATGCTGCGCACTCCGGTGCTCAGCTCCATGAAACGCAGGCCCATGCCGGACGGCGGGGCGTTGCGCCCATCGTAGTCCCGCTGCCAGCGAACCTCGGCAATCGAGCTGAAGCGGCGCTGCGAGATTCCCGGCATGTGCAGGACCAGCCGGACGCGAGTTCCGGCTGGGCGGGGGTTCATGCAGTTGATGAAAACGCCTGTCTCCGAGAGATTTCCGGCGTATCCCATGAAAAAGGGCTTGTCGCCGCTGGCGCGTACGCACTCCACTCGAATCGGATTGCGCAAGTCGCGGCGCGGCGCGGGGGGGCCATTTGGGTTCATGAACGGACAGTTCGGCCGATCGCGCCCGGATCTTGACAGGCGGGCCTTTGGCTGAATTGACAGCCATATCAGCGGACGGGTAACGTCCGGCCCCGATGAGTGATCGAGCCGACGAAAGATCAAGAGTTCTGGGGGGTTTAGTCTGCCTCGCTGCCCTGGTAGCAGGCGCGCTATTCCTATACGGGGTGCTCAGCGGAGCCTATTGGGCCCTGGCGATTCCAGTGACGATCGGGACGATCTTCGTGATCGGCCTGGTCGCGTGGATCGGCTGGACCATCGCGACGGTGCAGGTCGAAGCCCAGGGCGAGCCTCTTGGCCAGAGCGGAGGCCCCTCGGCCCCCACGCGCGTAGAGCCCGCCACGAACGAGGCGTCCAAGGGACAGGCCTGATCAGGTGCGCATCGCTCTTCTAACCTATCGCGGAAATATGTTCTGCGGCGGCCAGGGTATCTACGCGGCCTATCTGGCCAAGGGCCTGCACGAACTGGGT carries:
- a CDS encoding phosphotransferase, giving the protein RVVCLRDYQSQNLMIDARERLRILDYQDALLAPAELDLAALLHDSYIEIDASTRRELLDLYAEERGCPPTREALALLIVQRKCKDFGRYRLVTEKKGDARYAPFIQRARDSVLESLPQLPSALQHFVPVFENALQDRPA
- a CDS encoding NDP-sugar synthase; the encoded protein is MKAMLLAAGLGTRMLPLSDGIAKPALPVLDVPVVLRMVRRLAIQGVTEVAINVHAFSETLREALAEAPIPVSLFAEPELRGSGGGIQGARSFLGGSDPFLILNADMCLDIELSDLLRSHHQSGALATLALRDDPRKQEFGTIGYDAEGSVRRITTLVDRGGEKACGLFIGVQVMENQIFDRMPDRAVFQLMQDVYLPALEDGELLHVWEQPLSATWWPVGSPRELLDANLLALEQCPEHERIAPDARIEGELRGPVWVGAGASIATGATVGPHAVIGRGTRVAENARVETSLSLPNSRIGAESTLVRCVAHDDRVWRDA
- a CDS encoding MBL fold metallo-hydrolase; the encoded protein is MLEVTFIGTGDAFGSGGRRHTAILLRDGNRTLLLDCGPTTLLGLRELGIDPREIDAIVLSHYHGDHIGGVPFMLLDFEFADERTKPLQVIGPKGVRERIARIGDAMCFEGERKRPYELSFEEYRAGVSLEIEGFRLIPMPAHHQPVTEPHMLRVESEHRSVCFSGDTGWHEELPEKVGDVDLFISECVNFDPNYEFHLSHRELDLARERFRCSSMVLTHLGQEMLENMDRVRFDIAHDGLILKV
- a CDS encoding anhydro-N-acetylmuramic acid kinase; this encodes MLWIGLMSGTSADAVDAVLVRIGGASARAPEVLAFESLPLEEELRRRIHEACLERVALRDLVALDVELGERFAHAALLVARSAGVELESIEGIGSHGQTVGHFPEVHGTLQIGSAAVIHELTRIPVVADFRSADLAAGGQGAPLTPFLHHACLAAAGERRCVLNIGGFTNLSYLDGQDAASLIAFDPGPGNALIDRAVRWASEGAERYDVGGGRCARGKVFSAVGAQMLQDEYFGVGPPKSTGHEHFGAAFFERARDAVVEQGGEPDDVCATLAWLTVESVARAAESFLPAEADRWLVYGGGVHNSALMDGLRSRLGDAPVETTDDYGLQSDALEAICFALLGWCYARGRVSNIPSATGAQREVCLGSLTGVLR